Proteins encoded together in one Bacteroidales bacterium window:
- the queG gene encoding tRNA epoxyqueuosine(34) reductase QueG, with amino-acid sequence MNNKLEYSNIIKTEAKRLGFVDCGISKVQYLKNEEIYLKEWLDKDMHGEMKYMENHFEKRLDPSKLVEGAKSIISVLFNYYSSENQKDTDAPKISKYAYGKDYHHIIKNKLNKLLHFINSNITKVNGRYFTDSAPVLERVWAKEAGLGWIGKNSLLINKKYGSFCFIGELIIDIELEYDKPIKDYCGTCNKCVESCPVNAIIKPFVVDASKCISYFTIEKKGNIPDNMKGKFNNWIFGCDICQNVCPWNKKLETNYENAFIPKQEMLKMTKNDWYNLTQEKFNLLFKDSPIQRTKYSGLKRNIEFIRE; translated from the coding sequence ATGAATAATAAGCTTGAATATAGCAATATAATAAAAACCGAGGCAAAACGTCTTGGTTTTGTTGATTGTGGTATATCGAAAGTTCAATATTTGAAAAATGAGGAAATATATTTAAAAGAATGGCTTGATAAAGATATGCACGGAGAAATGAAATATATGGAAAATCATTTTGAAAAAAGACTTGACCCTTCAAAATTAGTTGAAGGTGCAAAATCTATAATATCAGTATTGTTTAATTATTATAGTTCAGAAAATCAAAAAGATACGGATGCCCCAAAAATTTCAAAATATGCTTATGGCAAAGATTATCATCATATTATAAAAAATAAATTAAATAAATTATTACATTTTATTAATAGTAATATAACAAAAGTAAATGGCAGATATTTTACTGATTCTGCACCTGTTTTAGAAAGAGTTTGGGCTAAAGAAGCAGGATTGGGATGGATTGGTAAAAATTCATTACTTATTAATAAAAAATATGGTTCATTTTGTTTCATTGGTGAATTAATAATTGATATTGAATTGGAATATGACAAACCAATTAAAGATTATTGTGGCACATGTAATAAATGTGTTGAATCCTGCCCTGTTAATGCAATTATTAAACCTTTTGTTGTTGATGCCAGTAAATGTATTTCGTATTTTACAATAGAAAAAAAAGGAAATATTCCTGATAATATGAAAGGAAAGTTTAATAACTGGATATTTGGTTGTGATATTTGTCAAAATGTTTGTCCATGGAATAAAAAATTAGAGACTAATTATGAAAATGCTTTTATTCCGAAACAAGAAATGTTGAAAATGACAAAAAATGACTGGTATAATTTAACACAGGAAAAATTTAATTTATTATTTAAAGATTCTCCAATTCAACGGACAAAATATTCAGGGCTAAAAAGGAATATAGAATTTATCAGGGAGTAA